The Pirellulales bacterium sequence TTTGTGCAGCCAAATCGTCCCGCAGGAAAATCACATCGCAATCTACGCACAACACAAACTGGCAATCGGCCGGAAGCGCGTCGAGCGCCAAATTCAACAACCGCTCCTTTTGCCACATCACGTCGCCGCCCGATTTGCGAATCAAAATGTCGGCGTCATCGGTCTCTAATTCAAATTGCCCGTCAAACGACAATTCCACCGTCGCCAGCGGCACGTTCAAATGCTGCCGAAACACCTGGTAGTTTTGCCGCCGATTCCAATATCGAGCCGGGTTGAAATAAGCCGTAATGGCCCACAGCTCACGCGGTGATTCGGCCGATCGATTCATCAATGTGCCCCGTTGTCTTTTGCGGCCTGACTGCTGTTGGTTGCTACCGCGGTGGTTTTGGCACGACGCACCGCCGCACCACGGTGACTCCGCTGCCAAACGGAAGATCGAGCACTTGCCATTCTGGATTGCGCTTTAAGGCGTCGATAAAATCCGTCACGTTGTGGATATATTCGCGCCCGGGGCCATAAATTCCTGATCGGATCCGCCAAACGCTGTCGTGAAGCAATATCATTCCCTGCGGCGCCACCTTGTCGGCAAAGGCGTCGAAATCGAACTGGGCCTGTTCGGCGGAGTGAAAGCCATCGATAAACACGAGCCCAATATCCTGGAGATCACGATACGCCTTCGATGCGACAAACTGCTGCGTCGTCACTTGATAATGAACGATATTTGCACCGCCGAAGGTGCAAAAATGATCTCGTACCGCCGATTCA is a genomic window containing:
- a CDS encoding class I SAM-dependent methyltransferase, whose amino-acid sequence is MSTIAESTPLSEWIDHLLGCREMRLMGHAQRQDDGNLGLGWLYYALGRMLRPSKAVVIGSYRGFVPLVIARALADNSEGGQVHFIDPSLVDGFWSDESAVRDHFCTFGGANIVHYQVTTQQFVASKAYRDLQDIGLVFIDGFHSAEQAQFDFDAFADKVAPQGMILLHDSVWRIRSGIYGPGREYIHNVTDFIDALKRNPEWQVLDLPFGSGVTVVRRCVVPKPPR